In a single window of the Pseudodesulfovibrio profundus genome:
- a CDS encoding TolC family outer membrane protein, whose protein sequence is MRRLIFAIFISIVSFSPALAGPDGTTTIKESVEAAVKHHPQIKALLHNRDAVSNDLSSALGRFFPSLDLSVNYGLQNYDSRATRIDNKDGDTNTASDSTLTLTQNVFDGMNRYNDYQGSKNRLESAEHRLYDNVENIALDAIRAHIDIVRERKLVALAGENITAHQEVLDSIAERVAGGAGNKADEMQARGRVARAETTLISDMGALRIAEAEYRRVTGLQAGPLQDTGFQMDAIPASMDTIMDKALDNNPKVKAIKADVAATERDKGVVTAAYMPTVNIELSSRYTDDLDGSETYLNDNRAMLALNWNLFNGTSDYYDRQSADDRIKETKATLQDTVEDLSRQVATAWTEYQTAVQSIQKHQEALQYSMESRDMYLMQFNVGQRSLLDVLDSINEVFSNSVLLETAMSNREFSLYRFLTLEGRLINALEVKQAAYDPEAQ, encoded by the coding sequence ATGAGACGACTGATCTTTGCAATATTCATTTCCATTGTGTCATTCAGCCCGGCCCTTGCCGGCCCGGACGGCACCACAACCATCAAGGAGTCGGTGGAGGCTGCCGTAAAGCACCATCCGCAAATCAAAGCACTGCTGCACAACCGTGACGCAGTATCCAATGACTTGTCATCGGCCCTTGGTCGTTTTTTCCCGTCCCTTGATCTTTCGGTCAACTACGGACTGCAAAACTACGATAGCAGAGCAACTCGTATTGACAACAAGGACGGAGACACCAACACTGCTTCCGACTCCACGCTGACTCTGACCCAGAACGTCTTTGACGGCATGAACCGTTACAATGACTACCAGGGTTCCAAGAATCGTCTCGAATCTGCCGAACATCGTTTGTATGACAACGTGGAAAACATCGCTCTGGACGCCATCCGCGCCCATATCGACATCGTTCGCGAACGCAAGCTGGTTGCGTTGGCCGGTGAAAACATCACGGCTCACCAGGAAGTGCTGGACTCCATCGCAGAACGCGTAGCCGGTGGTGCTGGCAATAAGGCTGACGAGATGCAGGCCAGAGGCCGTGTCGCACGCGCTGAGACCACCCTCATTTCCGACATGGGCGCCCTGCGTATCGCAGAAGCTGAATATCGCCGTGTCACCGGGCTTCAGGCCGGTCCGCTGCAGGACACAGGTTTCCAGATGGACGCAATCCCTGCTTCCATGGACACCATCATGGACAAGGCTCTGGATAACAACCCCAAGGTCAAGGCCATTAAAGCGGATGTCGCTGCAACCGAACGCGACAAGGGTGTTGTCACTGCCGCTTACATGCCCACTGTGAATATTGAACTCAGCTCACGCTACACCGATGACTTGGACGGTTCCGAGACCTACCTCAACGACAACCGTGCCATGCTCGCGCTGAACTGGAATCTGTTCAACGGCACCTCTGATTACTACGATCGCCAGTCTGCTGATGATCGCATCAAGGAAACCAAGGCCACTCTTCAGGATACCGTGGAAGATCTTTCCCGACAGGTTGCTACAGCCTGGACCGAGTACCAGACTGCGGTTCAGTCCATCCAGAAGCACCAGGAAGCCCTGCAGTACAGCATGGAATCCCGTGACATGTACCTGATGCAATTCAATGTTGGTCAGCGCTCCCTGCTGGATGTGCTCGACTCCATCAATGAAGTATTCAGCAACTCGGTACTGCTGGAAACCGCCATGTCCAACCGCGAATTCTCCCTGTACCGTTTCCTCACTCTGGAAGGTCGCCTGATCAATGCATTGGAAGTCAAACAGGCAGCTTACGATCCGGAAGCTCAATAA